The following coding sequences are from one Pseudomonas mendocina window:
- a CDS encoding MFS transporter, with amino-acid sequence MRWGTYFAVCSAVISIGLALGVTMPLVSLRLESWGYDSFAIGVMAATPAVGVLLGALLAGRLAARFGTTGLMQLCLLLGAVSVVGLALVQNYAVWVGLRLFIGVALTVVFILGESWINQLAVEKWRGRLVALYGTGYALSQLSGPLLLTALGTATDAGFWTGVCLLIGGSLILLGRTGAPKVDAHSASGRGLLVFCRKLPAIAWAVMLFASFEAMMLTLLPIYGLRQGFTQEVALFMVSVVVVGDAVLQLPIGWLADRMSRQLLFRCCGIVLLVSSLAIPPLLHTSVIWPVLVAFGASAGGLFTLSLIMIGERYRDDELVRANAHVAQLWGLGCLIGPLATGAVSQWLSGHALPLLMATGAFVFIILASRQGAFSEMETARP; translated from the coding sequence ATGCGTTGGGGCACCTATTTCGCCGTTTGTTCGGCGGTCATCAGCATCGGCCTGGCGTTGGGCGTGACCATGCCGCTGGTTTCGTTGCGCCTTGAGAGCTGGGGCTACGACTCCTTCGCCATCGGCGTGATGGCAGCGACTCCGGCAGTCGGCGTGCTGCTTGGTGCGCTGCTGGCCGGGCGTCTGGCGGCGCGCTTCGGTACCACCGGGCTGATGCAGTTGTGTCTGCTGCTGGGCGCGGTGTCGGTGGTGGGGCTGGCGCTGGTGCAGAACTACGCGGTGTGGGTCGGCCTGCGCCTGTTCATCGGCGTGGCACTGACCGTGGTGTTCATCCTCGGCGAAAGCTGGATCAATCAGCTGGCAGTGGAGAAGTGGCGCGGTCGTCTGGTGGCGCTGTACGGCACCGGTTATGCCCTCAGCCAGCTCAGCGGGCCGTTGTTGCTGACGGCGCTCGGTACGGCCACCGATGCCGGCTTCTGGACTGGCGTGTGCCTGCTGATCGGCGGCTCACTGATCCTGCTCGGGCGCACCGGTGCACCCAAGGTGGATGCGCACAGCGCCTCGGGCCGTGGGCTGCTGGTGTTCTGCCGCAAGCTGCCTGCGATTGCCTGGGCGGTGATGCTGTTCGCCTCCTTCGAAGCCATGATGCTGACCCTGCTGCCGATCTACGGCCTGCGCCAGGGCTTCACCCAGGAGGTGGCGCTGTTCATGGTCAGCGTGGTGGTGGTGGGCGATGCGGTGTTGCAGTTGCCCATCGGCTGGCTGGCCGACCGCATGTCGCGGCAGTTGTTGTTCCGCTGCTGCGGCATCGTGCTGCTGGTGTCCAGTCTGGCGATTCCACCGTTGCTGCATACGTCGGTGATCTGGCCGGTACTGGTGGCCTTCGGTGCCAGTGCGGGCGGCCTGTTCACCCTGTCGCTGATCATGATCGGTGAGCGTTACCGCGACGACGAGCTGGTGCGCGCCAATGCCCACGTCGCCCAGCTGTGGGGCTTGGGCTGCCTGATCGGGCCACTGGCCACCGGCGCGGTCAGCCAGTGGCTGAGTGGCCATGCGCTCCCGCTGCTGATGGCCACTGGGGCCTTCGTGTTCATCATCCTCGCCAGCCGGCAGGGTGCCTTCAGCGAGATGGAAACGGCGCGTCCCTGA